Proteins from one Escherichia coli genomic window:
- the yehK gene encoding protein YehK — protein MIVQKELVAIYDYEVPVPEDPFSFRLEIHKCSELVTGSVYRQERFRLRPTFHQRDREDADPLINDALIYIRDEFIDERKLRGESPKTVIAIFNRELQNIFNQEIE, from the coding sequence ATGATCGTGCAAAAAGAGCTGGTCGCTATTTATGATTATGAAGTCCCTGTACCTGAAGATCCGTTTTCCTTCAGACTTGAGATCCATAAATGCTCTGAATTAGTTACAGGTTCCGTCTATCGACAGGAACGATTCCGGCTACGTCCAACATTTCATCAACGTGATAGAGAAGATGCCGACCCGCTAATAAATGATGCGTTGATTTATATAAGAGATGAATTTATTGATGAGCGAAAATTACGAGGTGAATCACCTAAAACTGTAATAGCAATTTTTAATCGTGAACTACAGAACATATTCAACCAAGAAATAGAATAA
- a CDS encoding DUF4132 domain-containing protein: MDKELPWLADNAQLELKYKKGKTPLSHRNWPGEPVPVITESLIQTLGDKLLHIAEKKKNIVWRYENFSLEWQSAITQAINLIGEHKPSIPARTMAALACIAQNDSQQLLDEIVQQEGLEYATEVVIARQFIVRCYESDPLVVTLQYQNEDDGYGYRSETYNEFDLRLRKHLSLAEESCWQRCADKLIAALPGIPKVRRPFIALIIPEKPEIANELVGLECPRTHFHSKEWLKVVANDPRAVRKLERYWSQDIFSDREASYMSHENHFGYAACAALLREQGLAAIPRLAMYAHKEDCGSLLVQINHPQIIRILLLVVDKNKPSLQRVAKYSKNFPHATLAALAELLALKAPPTRPGYPIIEDKKLPAQQKARDEYWRTLLQTLMASQPQLAEEVIPWLSTQARAVVNSYLSASPKPVIDSTDNNSLPEILVSPPWRGRKKASITHFSLPELTLVPQAYRSSQEHWTQEQQTTISHFSAMPFDERLASRGTDTFLRELGFEDHRWKFNEFILTGQLDALDTDQLETHTSLGRLLNYQAKQNENKHYREEAASALLAQDSVALMEGWRTFQRKFNYTDEKRWGVWNLYLIAQMPREMAVSCWQQIVAADFHYTGVEYLLSVLGTDALPGLSAAFARHPKEIFPLLIQFGTTELALPIARVWHRFAGQRNLAHQWILQWPEHTATALIPLIFARSGDNSEAALSALRLLYEQGHGELLQTVANRWQRTDVWPALEQLLKQSPIEIYPARIPKAPDFWHPAMWSRPRLITNNQPVTDDALEIIGEMLRFTQGGRFYCGLEQLKTFCQPQTLAAFAWDLFTAWQQAGAPAKDNWAFLALSLFGDESTARDLTTKILAWPQEGKSARAVSGLNILTLMNNDMALIQLHHISQRAKSRPLRDNAAEFLQVVAENRGLSQEELADRLVPTLGLDDPQALIFDFGPRQFTVRFDENLNPVIFDQQNVRQKSVPRLRADDDQLKAPEALARLKGLKKDATQVSKNLLPRLETALRTTRRWSLADFHSLFVNHPFTRLVTQRLIWAVYPANEPRRLLNAFRVAAEGEFCNAQDEPIDLPADALIGIAHPLEMTAEMRSEFAQVFADYEIMPPFRQLMRRTVLLTPDESASNSLTRWEGKSATVGQLMGMRYKGWESGFEDAFVYDLGEYRLVLKFSPGFNHYSADNKALMSFRSLRVYRDNKSVTFAELDTFDLSEALSAPDVIFH; encoded by the coding sequence ATGGACAAGGAATTACCGTGGCTGGCGGATAACGCCCAGCTGGAACTGAAATATAAAAAAGGCAAAACACCACTCAGCCATCGCAATTGGCCGGGCGAACCGGTGCCTGTTATCACTGAAAGCCTCATCCAGACACTGGGTGATAAATTGCTACACATTGCTGAGAAGAAAAAAAACATTGTCTGGCGTTATGAAAATTTTTCACTGGAGTGGCAGTCGGCCATTACGCAAGCCATCAACTTGATCGGCGAGCACAAACCCTCAATTCCGGCCCGGACAATGGCGGCGCTAGCCTGTATCGCGCAAAATGATAGCCAACAGTTGCTCGACGAAATCGTCCAACAAGAGGGACTGGAATATGCGACTGAAGTGGTGATTGCACGCCAGTTTATTGTACGGTGTTATGAGAGTGATCCTCTGGTAGTAACATTGCAGTATCAGAACGAGGACGATGGTTATGGTTATCGCTCAGAAACCTATAACGAATTCGATCTCCGACTGCGTAAGCATCTCTCTCTGGCAGAGGAAAGCTGCTGGCAGCGTTGCGCCGACAAACTCATTGCCGCACTGCCAGGAATACCCAAAGTTCGCCGTCCTTTTATTGCACTCATCATCCCGGAGAAACCAGAAATCGCCAATGAGTTGGTAGGCCTTGAATGCCCGCGGACTCATTTTCATTCTAAGGAGTGGTTAAAAGTTGTTGCTAATGACCCCAGAGCGGTGAGAAAACTCGAACGCTACTGGAGCCAGGATATATTCAGCGATCGCGAAGCCAGCTACATGTCGCATGAAAACCACTTCGGCTACGCGGCCTGCGCCGCCCTTTTGCGCGAACAAGGACTGGCAGCCATTCCACGCCTGGCAATGTATGCCCATAAAGAAGATTGCGGTAGCCTGCTGGTACAAATTAACCATCCGCAAATTATTCGCATCTTGCTGTTAGTTGTCGATAAAAACAAACCCAGCCTGCAGCGTGTGGCTAAATACAGTAAAAACTTTCCCCATGCGACGCTCGCCGCACTGGCAGAACTACTGGCGTTAAAAGCCCCCCCTACGCGCCCTGGTTATCCTATCATCGAAGACAAAAAGCTGCCTGCACAGCAAAAAGCACGTGATGAATACTGGCGTACGCTGTTACAAACGCTGATGGCATCGCAGCCACAACTGGCAGAAGAGGTGATCCCGTGGTTAAGTACTCAAGCCCGGGCAGTGGTGAATAGTTATTTATCGGCTTCGCCAAAACCGGTTATTGATAGCACCGATAACAATAGTCTGCCTGAAATCCTCGTTTCACCACCGTGGCGTGGCAGGAAAAAGGCTTCCATAACTCACTTTTCGCTACCTGAACTTACGCTTGTACCGCAAGCGTACAGGTCGTCCCAGGAACACTGGACGCAGGAACAGCAAACTACAATCAGCCATTTTAGCGCCATGCCTTTTGACGAACGTCTCGCTAGCAGAGGAACCGATACCTTCTTGCGGGAATTAGGTTTTGAAGATCACAGGTGGAAGTTTAATGAGTTTATTCTCACAGGACAGTTGGATGCTCTGGATACCGATCAACTAGAGACACATACTTCATTAGGAAGATTGCTCAATTATCAGGCAAAACAGAATGAAAATAAACACTACCGGGAAGAGGCCGCCAGCGCATTACTGGCACAAGATAGCGTTGCGTTGATGGAGGGGTGGCGAACTTTCCAACGCAAATTTAATTACACTGATGAAAAGCGTTGGGGAGTGTGGAATCTGTACCTTATCGCGCAGATGCCGCGCGAAATGGCGGTATCGTGCTGGCAACAAATTGTTGCGGCTGATTTTCATTACACCGGGGTAGAATATCTGTTAAGTGTCCTGGGTACCGATGCTTTGCCCGGTTTAAGCGCCGCCTTTGCCCGACATCCAAAAGAGATATTTCCGCTGCTGATTCAATTCGGCACTACCGAACTGGCGTTACCCATTGCCCGCGTCTGGCATCGTTTTGCGGGCCAGCGTAATCTGGCTCACCAGTGGATTTTACAATGGCCGGAGCATACGGCTACGGCGCTGATCCCATTAATCTTTGCCAGGTCTGGCGATAACAGCGAAGCGGCACTCAGCGCTCTGCGTTTACTGTATGAACAAGGGCATGGCGAATTACTGCAAACTGTAGCAAACCGCTGGCAGCGTACAGATGTATGGCCTGCCCTGGAGCAATTACTTAAACAGAGTCCAATAGAGATTTACCCGGCACGCATTCCCAAAGCCCCTGATTTCTGGCATCCGGCAATGTGGTCCAGGCCGCGTCTTATCACGAATAATCAGCCTGTTACTGATGACGCTCTGGAAATTATTGGCGAAATGCTGCGCTTTACCCAGGGCGGACGTTTTTATTGCGGGCTGGAACAACTGAAAACGTTCTGCCAGCCACAAACGCTGGCCGCTTTTGCCTGGGATCTCTTCACCGCCTGGCAACAGGCTGGCGCCCCCGCAAAAGACAACTGGGCTTTTTTGGCGTTAAGTCTCTTTGGTGACGAAAGCACGGCTCGGGATCTGACGACAAAGATCCTCGCCTGGCCACAGGAAGGCAAATCTGCCCGTGCCGTCAGTGGCCTGAACATACTTACCCTGATGAATAATGATATGGCGCTGATACAGCTGCATCATATATCGCAACGGGCGAAATCCCGTCCCTTACGTGATAACGCGGCGGAATTTCTTCAGGTGGTCGCAGAAAATCGTGGACTAAGCCAGGAAGAGTTAGCGGACAGATTAGTCCCAACACTGGGCCTGGATGATCCGCAGGCGTTGATATTTGATTTTGGACCCCGGCAGTTTACCGTTCGCTTCGATGAAAACCTCAACCCGGTTATCTTTGATCAGCAAAACGTTCGCCAGAAAAGTGTTCCCCGGTTGCGCGCCGATGACGATCAACTGAAAGCGCCCGAGGCACTGGCCCGACTAAAAGGGCTAAAAAAAGATGCCACTCAGGTGAGCAAAAACCTGCTCCCGCGTCTTGAAACTGCCCTACGCACCACCCGACGCTGGTCGCTGGCAGATTTTCATTCTCTGTTTGTTAATCATCCCTTTACTCGCCTGGTTACTCAGCGATTAATATGGGCGGTTTATCCGGCAAATGAACCGCGTCGTTTACTCAACGCCTTTCGTGTGGCCGCTGAGGGGGAGTTCTGCAACGCACAAGATGAGCCAATTGACCTGCCTGCGGATGCTCTGATTGGCATTGCCCACCCGTTAGAAATGACAGCAGAAATGCGCAGTGAATTTGCACAGGTTTTTGCCGATTACGAAATTATGCCGCCTTTTCGCCAGTTGATGCGGCGCACAGTGCTGCTCACACCTGACGAGTCAGCCAGTAACAGCCTGACTCGCTGGGAAGGTAAATCCGCAACCGTTGGGCAACTTATGGGAATGCGATACAAAGGCTGGGAGTCAGGTTTTGAGGACGCATTTGTCTATGACCTGGGCGAGTACCGGCTGGTCCTTAAGTTTTCACCCGGTTTTAACCACTACAGTGCTGATAACAAAGCGCTAATGAGCTTCCGTTCTCTTCGAGTGTACCGTGACAATAAATCTGTCACTTTTGCCGAACTCGATACGTTTGATTTGAGTGAAGCGTTAAGCGCACCTGACGTCATTTTCCATTAA
- the yehM gene encoding DUF5682 family protein — protein MSEPLIVGIRHHSPACARLVKSLIESQRPRYVLIEGPADFNDRVDELLLAHQLPVAIYSYCQYQDGAAPGRGAWTPFAEFSPEWQALQAARRIQAQTYFIDLPCWAQSEEEDDSPDMQEESQALLLRATRMDNSDTLWDHLFENESQQTILPSALAHYFAQLRGDASGDALNRQREAFMARWIAWAMQQNNGDVLVVCGGWHAPALAKMWRECPQEINKPELLSQDDAVTGCYLTPYSEKRLDVLAGYLSGMPAPVWQNWCWQSGLQQAGEQLLKTVLTRLRQHHLPASTADMAAAHLHAMALAQLRGHTLPLRADWLDAIAGSLIKEALNAPLPWSYRGVIHPDTDPILVTLIDTLAGDGFGKLAPSTPQPPLPKDVTCELERTGISLPAELTLNRFTPDGLAQSQVLHRLAILEIPGIVREQGSTLTLAGNGEERWTLTQPLSQHAALIEAACFGATLQEAARNKLEADMLDAGGISGITTCLSQAALAGLASFSQQLLEQLTLLIAQENQFAEMGQALEVLYALWQLDEISGMQGAQILQTTLCAAIDRTLWLCESNGRPDEKEFHAHLHSWQALCHILRDLNSGVNLPGVSLSAAVALLERRSQAIHAPALDRGAALGALMRLEHPNASAEAALTMLAQLSPAQSGEALHGLLALARHQLASQPAFIAGFSSHLNQLSDADFINALPDLRAAMAWLPPRERGTLAHQVLEHYQLAQLPVSALQMPLHCPPQAIAHHQQLEQQAMASLQHWGVFHV, from the coding sequence ATGAGCGAGCCGTTAATTGTCGGCATCCGGCATCATAGTCCGGCCTGCGCCCGGCTGGTGAAATCGTTAATCGAAAGCCAGCGGCCACGATACGTGTTGATTGAAGGCCCGGCTGATTTTAATGACCGGGTAGACGAACTGTTGTTAGCCCACCAGCTTCCGGTAGCTATTTACAGTTATTGCCAGTATCAGGACGGTGCGGCCCCCGGGCGTGGTGCCTGGACGCCATTTGCTGAATTTTCGCCGGAGTGGCAGGCGCTACAAGCCGCACGTCGTATTCAGGCACAAACTTACTTCATCGATTTGCCTTGCTGGGCACAAAGTGAAGAAGAGGATGATTCGCCGGATATGCAAGAGGAAAGCCAGGCCTTGCTGCTGCGTGCCACCCGCATGGATAACAGCGACACCTTGTGGGATCACTTGTTCGAAAATGAAAGCCAGCAAACTATATTACCCTCTGCACTGGCGCACTATTTTGCACAACTGCGGGGCGACGCCTCCGGCGATGCACTCAATCGTCAGCGCGAAGCCTTTATGGCCCGCTGGATTGCATGGGCGATGCAGCAAAATAATGGCGACGTATTAGTCGTCTGCGGAGGCTGGCACGCTCCGGCACTTGCAAAAATGTGGCGCGAATGCCCGCAAGAAATTAACAAGCCAGAATTGCTCTCACAGGATGATGCCGTTACAGGTTGCTATCTCACGCCATACAGTGAAAAGCGCCTTGATGTGCTGGCAGGATACCTTTCAGGAATGCCAGCCCCGGTCTGGCAAAACTGGTGCTGGCAGTCAGGTTTGCAGCAGGCAGGTGAACAACTACTAAAAACGGTTCTTACCCGTTTGCGCCAGCACCACTTGCCTGCTTCAACCGCGGATATGGCTGCCGCTCATCTACATGCGATGGCGCTGGCACAGCTGCGCGGTCATACACTACCGTTACGCGCTGACTGGCTGGATGCCATAGCAGGCTCGCTGATTAAAGAAGCCTTGAATGCGCCGTTGCCGTGGAGCTATCGCGGCGTTATTCATCCCGATACCGATCCGATACTGGTAACGTTGATAGACACATTAGCAGGTGACGGATTCGGTAAACTTGCCCCCTCGACGCCACAGCCACCTCTGCCAAAAGATGTCACCTGCGAACTGGAACGTACCGGAATCTCTCTTCCGGCGGAGCTTACCTTAAATCGCTTTACCCCCGATGGACTGGCGCAAAGTCAGGTGCTACATCGGTTGGCAATACTGGAGATTCCCGGCATTGTGCGCGAGCAAGGAAGTACACTGACGCTGGCGGGCAACGGTGAAGAACGCTGGACATTAACCCAGCCACTTAGCCAACATGCGGCATTGATTGAAGCCGCCTGCTTTGGTGCCACACTCCAGGAGGCCGCACGCAATAAATTAGAAGCCGATATGCTGGACGCGGGTGGAATCAGCGGCATCACCACATGTCTTAGCCAGGCAGCGTTAGCGGGTCTGGCGTCCTTCAGTCAGCAATTACTGGAACAACTCACATTATTAATCGCCCAGGAAAATCAGTTTGCCGAAATGGGCCAGGCGCTTGAAGTGCTTTATGCCTTATGGCAACTCGATGAAATCAGCGGTATGCAAGGCGCGCAGATATTGCAGACGACGTTATGCGCGGCTATCGATCGCACGCTGTGGCTGTGTGAATCCAACGGCAGACCGGATGAAAAGGAGTTTCACGCTCACCTGCATAGCTGGCAGGCGCTTTGCCATATCCTGCGCGATCTAAATAGCGGCGTTAATTTACCCGGCGTTTCGCTTTCTGCGGCGGTAGCCTTACTGGAACGTCGCAGTCAGGCGATTCATGCCCCAGCGCTGGATCGCGGTGCGGCCCTTGGCGCGCTGATGCGTCTGGAACATCCCAACGCCAGTGCCGAAGCGGCGCTGACGATGCTGGCACAATTATCCCCGGCACAATCTGGCGAGGCGCTGCACGGTTTGCTGGCATTAGCCCGCCATCAACTGGCCAGTCAGCCTGCATTTATCGCCGGTTTCAGCAGCCATTTGAATCAACTGAGTGACGCCGATTTTATTAACGCCCTGCCCGATTTGCGCGCGGCGATGGCCTGGCTACCGCCACGAGAACGCGGGACGCTGGCGCATCAGGTGCTTGAGCATTACCAGCTCGCTCAGCTTCCCGTTTCGGCGCTGCAAATGCCGTTGCATTGCCCACCGCAAGCCATTGCACATCATCAACAACTCGAACAGCAGGCAATGGCATCACTGCAACACTGGGGAGTTTTCCATGTCTGA
- a CDS encoding DUF4132 domain-containing protein, translating to MKTYIYQDEKSHKFWAVEQQGNELHISWGKVSTNGQSQVKSFADATAAEKAELKLIAEKVKKGYVEELSSPSQPAIKIETVEVDTTGVAETTVVFDQSTVVEPAETPCPWLADDSTIHLSEKKSLEALPSRRFPGDAVSKPQDSLLLNLGQNIHNLSGKLTTYDFSACSANWQQNINEALANGPLSPAALAVQVVLVSRKFWGECPELMDEIVYVYGLEFAVDMFIAMQYISFDCTYHRTSIHITFQPLLNHAHCVTPFDVRLRKHLALAEETLWQRCVDKFITALPDIPPIQQPMVALMLPERPEIAEEVARRLLKQKNVQTVEWLKLVVQESSLLKALESYCAYDLFNDYYHGCIWNVTVLQEQGIAGIARFAPYAYADLCGSILAEINHPQALMLLIRVSGKTKRCHERMTKACTAFPHAALAALAELLAQKEENSWRIMLMTMLISQPALAEQATPWLSTPAVAVLKSCLQQLTQPSNHASADLLPAILVSPPWLSRKKKSVMPVLDLTPLPLESCCTLTETAEKEIHARHRWHAHQIDIGQKEDIQNYLARLGFNRWNNGQYMKASDAVVELWQRGDYSALISEFKTFWHSYQREWQLYMLAALPIEKTAQAWNVLSKEPHVGVEFVMTHLQLAGLQGFIHSFSRYPQEALPVAQYFAAIELAPLIARAFNKLKTLRQDARSWLLKYPEHAITGLLPAALGKAGEAQDNARAALRMLTENGHQPLLQEIARRYNQPEVTDAVNALLALDPLDNHPTKIPTLPAFYQPSLWTRPVLKANAQSLPDSALFHLGEMLRFPQEDTLYPGLLQVKDACTADSLAEFAWDLFTAWETAGAPSKESWAFTALGVLGNDDTARKLTPLIRAWPGESQHKRATVGLDILAAIGSDIALMQLNGIAQKLKFKALQERAKEKIADIAESRELTVAELEDRLAPDLGLDDNGSLLLDFGPRQFTVSFDETLKPFVRDASGSRLKDLPKPNKSDDETQANDAVNRYKLLKKDARTVAAQQVARLESAMCLRRRWSPENFQLFLVEHPLVRHLTRRLIWGVYSTENELLACFRVAEDNSYSTADDDLFTLPEGDISIGIPHVLEISPTDAAAFGQLFADYELLPPFRQLDRNSYALTETERNASELTRWAGRKCPSGRVMGLSNKGWVRGEPQDGGWIGWMIKPLGRWSLIMEIDEGFAVGMSPAELSAEQLLSKLWLWEGKAESYGWGSHSTQEAQFSALDDITASELINDIEALFE from the coding sequence ATGAAAACCTATATTTATCAGGACGAAAAATCACATAAATTCTGGGCGGTGGAGCAGCAGGGAAACGAGCTGCATATCAGTTGGGGCAAAGTCAGTACCAACGGGCAAAGCCAGGTAAAAAGCTTTGCTGATGCTACGGCGGCGGAAAAAGCGGAACTGAAGCTGATTGCGGAGAAGGTGAAGAAGGGATATGTGGAAGAATTATCTTCGCCATCCCAGCCCGCAATCAAAATAGAAACGGTCGAAGTAGATACAACTGGCGTGGCAGAAACCACTGTCGTATTTGACCAAAGTACGGTTGTTGAACCTGCTGAAACACCATGCCCGTGGCTGGCAGATGATTCCACTATCCATTTATCAGAGAAAAAGTCTCTGGAGGCCTTACCTTCCCGACGTTTTCCTGGGGATGCTGTAAGCAAACCACAAGACAGCCTCCTTCTGAATTTAGGCCAGAATATTCATAATCTATCAGGAAAATTAACAACATACGATTTCAGTGCATGTTCTGCTAACTGGCAACAGAATATCAATGAAGCTCTCGCTAATGGTCCACTTTCTCCTGCTGCGTTGGCTGTACAGGTTGTTCTGGTTTCGCGTAAATTCTGGGGCGAATGCCCTGAACTCATGGATGAAATTGTCTATGTCTACGGACTAGAATTTGCCGTGGATATGTTTATTGCCATGCAATATATCTCGTTCGATTGCACTTATCACAGAACAAGCATACACATTACTTTTCAGCCATTATTAAACCATGCACATTGTGTTACCCCCTTTGACGTTCGACTGCGTAAGCATTTGGCTCTAGCAGAAGAAACTTTGTGGCAACGCTGTGTAGATAAATTCATTACAGCTTTGCCTGATATTCCTCCCATTCAACAACCGATGGTAGCGCTAATGCTACCGGAACGCCCGGAGATTGCAGAAGAAGTCGCACGACGGTTACTGAAGCAGAAAAATGTTCAAACGGTTGAATGGCTGAAACTTGTTGTACAAGAATCTTCCTTGCTCAAAGCACTGGAATCTTATTGCGCGTACGACCTTTTTAATGACTATTACCATGGTTGCATCTGGAATGTCACCGTTTTGCAGGAGCAAGGGATTGCCGGAATCGCTCGCTTCGCCCCCTATGCTTATGCTGATCTTTGTGGAAGTATTCTCGCAGAGATCAATCACCCACAAGCATTAATGCTACTTATACGTGTGTCTGGCAAAACTAAACGCTGCCATGAACGAATGACTAAGGCTTGCACTGCGTTCCCACACGCAGCACTGGCAGCATTGGCGGAACTTCTTGCGCAAAAAGAAGAGAATAGTTGGCGCATTATGCTGATGACGATGCTTATCTCGCAACCGGCACTAGCAGAACAGGCTACTCCCTGGCTCTCAACACCCGCAGTTGCAGTGCTGAAATCATGCCTGCAACAACTGACACAGCCCTCAAACCATGCCAGCGCCGATCTACTGCCAGCCATATTAGTCTCACCGCCCTGGCTTTCGAGAAAGAAAAAATCTGTAATGCCGGTATTGGATTTAACGCCATTACCGCTGGAGTCATGCTGCACATTGACCGAGACGGCAGAAAAAGAGATTCATGCAAGGCATCGCTGGCACGCACATCAAATAGACATCGGCCAAAAAGAGGATATTCAGAACTACCTGGCACGTCTGGGTTTCAATCGCTGGAATAATGGCCAGTATATGAAAGCGTCTGATGCTGTTGTAGAACTCTGGCAGAGGGGAGATTATTCTGCGCTGATCAGCGAATTTAAAACCTTCTGGCACTCCTATCAACGGGAATGGCAGCTTTACATGTTAGCCGCCCTGCCTATCGAAAAAACAGCGCAGGCGTGGAATGTCCTCAGTAAAGAGCCACACGTCGGTGTCGAGTTTGTCATGACGCACCTGCAACTCGCTGGGTTACAGGGTTTTATTCACTCCTTTTCACGCTATCCACAAGAAGCTCTGCCTGTAGCACAATATTTTGCGGCTATCGAATTAGCGCCACTGATCGCCCGCGCCTTCAACAAACTCAAAACCCTACGACAAGACGCCCGTAGCTGGCTGCTGAAATACCCGGAACACGCCATTACCGGCCTGCTGCCCGCGGCGCTCGGCAAAGCCGGTGAAGCGCAGGACAACGCCCGCGCTGCCTTGCGTATGCTTACAGAAAACGGTCATCAGCCATTATTGCAAGAAATCGCCCGGCGTTATAACCAGCCGGAAGTAACAGACGCGGTGAACGCTCTGCTAGCGCTCGATCCCTTAGATAATCACCCGACAAAAATCCCCACTCTTCCGGCCTTTTATCAGCCATCGCTCTGGACGCGCCCGGTATTAAAAGCAAACGCCCAATCACTGCCAGATAGCGCCCTCTTCCACCTCGGTGAAATGCTTCGCTTCCCTCAGGAAGATACGCTGTATCCGGGGTTATTACAGGTGAAAGACGCCTGTACTGCCGACTCACTGGCTGAGTTTGCCTGGGATCTGTTTACCGCCTGGGAGACCGCTGGCGCGCCGTCGAAAGAGAGCTGGGCGTTCACTGCGTTAGGTGTTCTCGGCAACGATGACACCGCCCGCAAACTGACGCCATTAATCCGCGCCTGGCCTGGTGAATCCCAGCATAAACGTGCCACCGTCGGGCTTGATATCCTCGCCGCTATCGGCAGCGATATCGCCCTGATGCAGCTTAACGGCATTGCTCAGAAACTGAAATTCAAAGCATTACAGGAGCGGGCAAAAGAAAAAATTGCCGACATTGCCGAAAGCCGCGAACTCACAGTGGCAGAACTTGAAGATCGCTTAGCGCCCGATCTCGGTCTGGATGATAACGGTTCGCTGCTGCTGGATTTCGGGCCACGGCAGTTCACCGTCAGCTTTGATGAAACCTTAAAACCGTTTGTGCGTGATGCTTCCGGCAGCCGCCTGAAAGACTTGCCTAAACCGAACAAAAGCGATGATGAAACCCAAGCGAACGATGCAGTTAACCGCTACAAACTGCTGAAAAAAGATGCGCGTACCGTTGCCGCCCAGCAGGTGGCAAGGCTGGAATCCGCCATGTGCCTGCGCCGCCGCTGGTCGCCGGAAAACTTCCAGCTATTCCTGGTTGAGCATCCGCTGGTTCGCCACTTAACCCGCCGTCTGATTTGGGGCGTTTATAGCACCGAAAACGAGCTACTGGCCTGTTTCCGGGTGGCAGAAGATAACAGCTACAGCACCGCTGACGATGATCTTTTCACCCTGCCGGAAGGCGATATCTCTATTGGTATTCCTCACGTTCTGGAAATATCACCGACGGATGCCGCCGCCTTTGGTCAGCTTTTTGCCGACTACGAGCTGTTACCGCCGTTCCGCCAGCTCGACCGCAACAGTTATGCCCTGACAGAAACCGAGCGCAATGCCAGCGAATTGACCCGCTGGGCAGGCAGAAAATGCCCGAGCGGTCGGGTTATGGGGCTGTCGAATAAAGGCTGGGTGCGTGGTGAACCGCAAGACGGAGGCTGGATCGGCTGGATGATCAAACCTCTGGGCCGCTGGTCATTAATCATGGAAATCGATGAAGGCTTTGCAGTAGGTATGTCGCCAGCCGAACTCAGTGCCGAGCAACTCTTAAGCAAGCTGTGGCTATGGGAAGGCAAAGCAGAAAGCTATGGCTGGGGGAGTCATTCAACACAGGAAGCGCAGTTCTCCGCACTCGATGACATCACCGCCAGCGAGTTGATTAACGATATTGAAGCCCTGTTTGAATAA
- the yehL gene encoding ATP-binding protein: MSPQNNHLQRPPAAVLYADELAKLKQNDNAPCPPGWQLSLPAARSFILGDSAQNISRKVVISPSAVERMLVTLATGRGLMLVGEPGTAKSLLSELLATAISGDAGLTIQGGASTTEDQIKYGWNYALLINHGPSTEALVPAPLYQGMRDGKIVRFEEITRTPLEVQDCLLGMLSDRVMTVPELTGEASQLYAREGFNIIATANTRDRGVNEMSAALKRRFDFETVFPIMDFAQELELVASASARLLAHSGIPHKVPDAVLELLVRTFRDLRANGEKKTSMDTLTAIMSTAEAVNVAHAVGVRAWFLANRAGEPADLVDCIAGTIVKDNEEDRARLRRYFEQRVATHKEAHWQAYYQARHRLP; this comes from the coding sequence ATGTCACCGCAGAATAATCATCTGCAGCGTCCGCCTGCCGCTGTGTTATACGCCGATGAACTGGCAAAATTAAAGCAAAATGATAACGCACCTTGCCCGCCCGGTTGGCAGTTAAGTTTGCCTGCGGCCCGTTCTTTTATTCTTGGCGATAGCGCGCAAAATATCAGCCGTAAAGTCGTGATTAGTCCCTCCGCTGTCGAACGCATGTTAGTCACTCTTGCTACCGGGCGCGGTTTGATGTTGGTGGGGGAACCTGGCACCGCAAAATCTCTCCTGTCTGAATTACTGGCAACCGCTATTAGCGGCGATGCTGGGTTAACCATCCAGGGCGGCGCATCTACCACCGAAGATCAAATCAAGTACGGCTGGAACTACGCCCTGCTTATCAACCATGGCCCGTCAACGGAAGCGCTGGTCCCTGCCCCACTTTACCAGGGAATGCGCGACGGCAAAATTGTCCGTTTTGAAGAGATAACGCGTACACCGCTGGAAGTACAAGACTGTCTGTTAGGTATGCTTTCTGACAGGGTAATGACGGTGCCGGAACTCACTGGTGAAGCCAGTCAGCTCTATGCGCGAGAAGGCTTTAATATTATTGCCACTGCCAATACCCGCGATCGCGGCGTCAATGAAATGAGCGCTGCGCTAAAGCGTCGCTTCGATTTTGAAACGGTTTTTCCGATTATGGATTTCGCCCAGGAGCTGGAACTGGTCGCCAGTGCTTCGGCGCGTTTGTTGGCCCATAGCGGTATTCCGCATAAAGTGCCTGACGCGGTACTTGAGTTACTGGTACGCACCTTCCGCGATCTGCGTGCCAACGGCGAAAAGAAAACGTCAATGGATACACTGACAGCGATTATGTCCACCGCTGAAGCCGTGAACGTGGCCCACGCTGTGGGCGTCCGCGCCTGGTTTTTAGCGAATCGCGCGGGGGAGCCAGCCGACCTGGTGGACTGTATTGCCGGAACCATCGTCAAAGATAACGAAGAAGATCGCGCACGTCTGCGCCGTTACTTCGAACAACGTGTCGCTACACATAAAGAAGCTCACTGGCAGGCTTATTATCAAGCTCGCCACCGCCTGCCGTGA